One Desulfobulbus oligotrophicus DNA segment encodes these proteins:
- a CDS encoding response regulator, translated as MSNQFAGLDAALKIHLLLVDDESEFKEIMQKHLGRAGIRLSVSGSCFEALELLEDQRLDVVIMDMNMPGMDGIQCLRKIKEHWPLVEVIILTGHASVQSGIEGMESGAFDYCLKPIDVRELIEKVELAAQKALINLEDKTL; from the coding sequence ATGAGTAATCAGTTTGCAGGCCTTGATGCTGCATTAAAAATTCATCTGCTGCTGGTTGATGATGAGTCCGAGTTCAAGGAGATCATGCAAAAGCACCTGGGCCGGGCCGGGATCCGTCTCAGTGTTTCCGGAAGCTGTTTTGAAGCGCTGGAACTTTTGGAAGATCAACGCCTGGATGTGGTGATCATGGACATGAACATGCCCGGCATGGACGGCATTCAGTGCCTGCGTAAGATCAAAGAACACTGGCCACTGGTTGAGGTGATTATTCTCACCGGCCACGCTTCCGTGCAATCCGGAATAGAGGGAATGGAAAGCGGGGCCTTTGATTACTGTCTCAAGCCCATTGATGTCCGTGAACTCATCGAAAAGGTGGAGCTGGCAGCTCAGAAGGCCCTGATCAACCTTGAGGATAAAACCCTGTAA
- a CDS encoding sulfite exporter TauE/SafE family protein: MNFFRDLNQFMMAGARAHARWELEMSTNILKSRKRLLVLGLLMIPVFLGGYAFADAIGQALPSFIGGKSAYGPSHYTNLIFGASVLVGLCAGLITGCIGAGGGFIIAPALMSAGVKGILAVGTDLFHIFAKAIMGSVLHRKLGNISVSLAVTFLIGAVVGTTVGGYINRSIYDANPVLSDMFITSVYVIILGFLAYYAMSDYLKSRSKKVVVAEGATRIAEEIPAMGKRLQSINIPPMLTFDESVTPGGRRISALFLVISGFIVGMAAAIMGVGGGFLTFPMFVYGLGVSSMTTVGTDIFQIVFTAGYAAIGQYAIYGFIFYTLAMGMLLGSLIGIQIGSIVTKVVPGTTIRGFYAITVSAGFLNRVCALPDKLVKMGYISLSQDVIKIADMIGNAGFFIIITTFAVWVFYCFFSNLSVLRPKEVN, from the coding sequence ATGAATTTTTTTCGTGATCTGAACCAATTCATGATGGCCGGGGCCAGGGCCCATGCCCGATGGGAATTGGAAATGTCCACCAACATTCTGAAGAGTCGCAAGCGGCTGCTGGTGCTCGGTTTACTGATGATTCCCGTCTTTTTGGGAGGGTATGCCTTTGCAGACGCCATCGGCCAGGCGTTGCCGTCTTTTATCGGCGGTAAGTCGGCCTATGGCCCCTCTCATTATACCAACCTTATTTTCGGTGCCTCTGTGCTGGTCGGCCTGTGTGCCGGTCTGATCACCGGTTGTATCGGGGCTGGTGGCGGCTTTATTATCGCACCGGCGCTGATGAGTGCCGGCGTCAAAGGTATCCTTGCAGTCGGTACGGACCTGTTTCACATCTTTGCCAAGGCGATCATGGGCTCGGTTCTCCATCGCAAGCTCGGTAATATCTCGGTGTCGCTGGCGGTGACCTTTCTGATCGGTGCCGTTGTGGGAACCACGGTCGGCGGTTACATCAACCGGAGTATTTATGACGCCAATCCGGTCTTAAGTGACATGTTTATCACCTCTGTTTATGTGATTATCCTTGGTTTCCTGGCCTACTATGCCATGAGCGATTATCTCAAATCCCGTTCCAAGAAGGTGGTGGTTGCAGAAGGAGCAACCAGGATCGCTGAAGAGATTCCGGCAATGGGTAAACGTCTGCAGTCCATCAATATTCCGCCGATGCTGACCTTTGATGAATCTGTTACCCCCGGCGGTCGCCGGATATCGGCTCTCTTTCTGGTTATCTCCGGGTTTATCGTTGGTATGGCAGCGGCGATCATGGGCGTTGGCGGCGGATTTCTGACCTTCCCGATGTTCGTCTACGGTTTGGGCGTCTCCTCCATGACCACCGTCGGGACCGACATCTTCCAGATTGTCTTTACCGCCGGGTACGCCGCCATTGGTCAGTATGCCATCTATGGCTTCATCTTCTATACCCTGGCCATGGGCATGCTGCTTGGCTCACTGATCGGTATCCAGATCGGTTCAATTGTTACCAAGGTGGTTCCAGGGACCACTATCCGCGGATTCTATGCGATAACCGTCAGCGCGGGTTTCCTGAACCGGGTCTGTGCTCTTCCCGACAAACTGGTAAAGATGGGTTATATCAGCCTGTCGCAAGACGTCATTAAAATCGCTGACATGATAGGTAATGCCGGATTTTTCATCATTATCACTACCTTTGCGGTATGGGTTTTTTACTGCTTTTTCTCCAACCTCAGTGTTCTGAGACCAAAAGAGGTGAACTGA
- a CDS encoding response regulator: protein MALYTVLIVDDEEEFREMTTKRLTKRDLECESAPDGDTALEMITRKNYDVVLLDVKMPGRDGIETLREIKRIAPMTEVVMLTGHASVESGINGIKYGAFDYLMKPMELDPLVEKLNAAYERKRSQQEKIEMAQIKKDMSRPS from the coding sequence ATGGCACTGTACACTGTTTTGATTGTTGATGATGAAGAGGAATTTCGTGAAATGACCACCAAACGTCTGACGAAGCGCGATCTTGAATGCGAAAGCGCACCGGACGGAGACACAGCTTTGGAAATGATCACCAGGAAAAACTATGATGTTGTTTTGCTCGACGTGAAAATGCCGGGTCGTGACGGTATCGAAACTCTGCGGGAGATCAAACGAATTGCACCGATGACCGAAGTTGTCATGCTCACGGGACATGCATCGGTGGAATCCGGAATCAACGGCATTAAATATGGCGCCTTTGATTATCTGATGAAGCCCATGGAACTCGATCCGCTGGTTGAAAAACTCAATGCCGCCTATGAGCGCAAGCGGAGTCAGCAGGAAAAAATCGAGATGGCCCAAATTAAAAAAGATATGTCCCGGCCGAGCTGA
- a CDS encoding helix-turn-helix domain-containing protein, giving the protein MTNQTSSQHVSSGHEYLDLQQAAVICSVSDERFEKWIEKGVIPVIDIGGKKLIHSHDLVQHLVRHNIPIPARLLQGNSKKVLFVLAGESIHHAVTTEVIWALYRLRQQTSYIFDVVRLDDNIELKIITFNPDKIVLLQEETSHQDTESVLHRSANSSIPIFTLTSGRTSGLDQFLNE; this is encoded by the coding sequence ATGACAAATCAGACCAGCTCACAACATGTATCGAGTGGTCACGAGTACCTCGATCTGCAACAGGCTGCGGTCATCTGCTCTGTTTCTGATGAGCGGTTTGAAAAGTGGATTGAAAAGGGAGTCATCCCGGTCATCGATATCGGCGGAAAGAAGCTGATCCATTCACATGACCTGGTGCAGCACCTTGTCCGGCACAATATACCTATTCCGGCCCGTCTGCTGCAAGGCAACAGTAAAAAAGTACTGTTTGTTCTTGCGGGTGAGTCCATTCACCATGCAGTGACCACCGAAGTCATCTGGGCACTGTACCGGCTGCGCCAACAAACCTCCTATATCTTCGATGTTGTTCGACTCGACGACAATATCGAGCTCAAGATCATCACCTTCAACCCGGATAAAATTGTTCTTTTGCAGGAGGAAACCAGCCACCAGGATACTGAAAGTGTCCTGCACCGAAGTGCGAACAGCTCCATCCCGATTTTCACACTGACCAGCGGCCGGACTTCAGGGCTCGACCAGTTTCTGAACGAATGA
- a CDS encoding response regulator transcription factor, which translates to MQPVRVLTIAEDEEFSDILTDRLRSWGFDATAADNRREALETVLVRPPDVVVLNLRAEHDDDLETLRLLRSRNRNIEVILLICKGATTTGIRGLELGAFDSLPQPVELGELIEKIHLACNRHISTME; encoded by the coding sequence ATGCAACCTGTTCGCGTGCTTACCATTGCCGAAGATGAGGAATTCAGCGACATCCTTACCGATCGGTTACGTTCATGGGGCTTTGATGCCACTGCCGCTGATAACCGGCGTGAAGCACTGGAAACCGTCCTGGTGCGACCTCCGGACGTGGTGGTCCTCAATCTTCGGGCTGAGCATGATGATGACCTTGAAACGTTGCGTCTGCTCAGAAGCCGCAATCGGAATATTGAGGTTATTCTGCTCATCTGCAAGGGAGCCACGACAACCGGTATACGAGGTCTGGAACTCGGTGCCTTTGACAGCCTCCCTCAACCTGTTGAATTGGGAGAGCTGATCGAAAAAATCCATCTGGCCTGCAACCGGCACATCTCCACCATGGAGTGA
- a CDS encoding NifB/NifX family molybdenum-iron cluster-binding protein: MKILLTIQDSSIAPRFDQATEVMIAEHDGQRLHGEPRTIILPHRSAEELSDLIVKEGVDCVICGGIEESYHKFFIWKKIKVYDGVIGSHAEALQRYLEGELLSGMILPSAQVE; encoded by the coding sequence ATGAAGATACTCCTCACTATTCAAGACTCCAGCATAGCCCCCAGGTTTGATCAGGCCACGGAGGTCATGATTGCTGAACATGACGGTCAGCGCCTGCATGGTGAACCCCGGACAATTATTCTGCCTCACCGAAGTGCTGAAGAGTTAAGCGATCTCATTGTCAAGGAAGGGGTCGACTGTGTGATCTGCGGCGGCATTGAAGAGAGTTATCATAAATTTTTTATCTGGAAAAAGATCAAGGTGTATGACGGGGTCATCGGCAGCCATGCAGAGGCCCTGCAGCGTTATCTGGAGGGAGAGTTGCTGTCCGGCATGATTTTACCGTCAGCACAGGTTGAATGA
- a CDS encoding sigma-54 interaction domain-containing protein, with protein MNDNFTHILSQGMYPALLNAVPHGIAVTDRDCKIVAINNTLEALTGVMSADAHGVFVDFVLRSNIARRGRTFRDVLAGGDPMVVEGDIVSRDRRKIPMRFTITPLQTVDEQTVGLIIVLDDLSAVVSPAGLEGDSAISESIIGHSSKMREVFELIPLMAHTEASVLITGETGTGKDKIAEAIHKRSNRGSKPFIKINCGALPEALLESELFGYVKGAFTGATKDKPGMFRLAQGGTLFLTEIGDMPLPLQVKLLSVLDDREFFPLGGERKVQVDVRIIAATHRPLKERVSQGLFREDLFYRLNVLQLHLPPLRERESDIRFLINHFLRFFAERTGGSVKTFSDEALRLLMDYAFPGNIRELRNVVEYCTNICQHQQIGVDDLPKQLLAHTRSASQPSAASPLFSSIPERPDRPRETNRDWLSIEKEMIIDTLTQTRGNRSKAAALLGWGRTTLWRKLKIHGLMSPTEPNNEQG; from the coding sequence ATGAATGACAATTTCACGCACATCCTATCGCAAGGCATGTATCCGGCATTGCTCAACGCCGTCCCCCACGGTATCGCAGTGACCGATCGGGACTGCAAGATCGTGGCAATTAATAACACGCTTGAAGCCCTTACCGGAGTAATGTCGGCTGATGCGCACGGTGTGTTTGTTGATTTTGTGCTCCGTTCCAACATCGCCCGGCGTGGACGGACATTTCGTGATGTGCTTGCCGGTGGTGATCCCATGGTGGTTGAAGGTGATATCGTCAGCCGGGATCGTCGCAAGATCCCCATGCGTTTTACCATCACCCCCCTGCAAACCGTTGATGAACAGACAGTCGGTCTGATCATCGTTCTTGATGACCTCTCTGCAGTGGTGAGCCCCGCAGGTCTGGAGGGCGACAGTGCCATTTCCGAGTCGATCATCGGCCACAGTTCCAAGATGCGGGAGGTGTTTGAACTGATCCCCCTGATGGCGCATACCGAGGCTTCGGTGCTTATTACCGGTGAAACCGGTACAGGCAAGGACAAGATCGCCGAGGCCATTCACAAGCGATCCAACAGAGGCAGTAAGCCTTTTATCAAGATCAACTGTGGCGCTTTACCAGAGGCCCTGCTCGAATCAGAGTTGTTTGGTTATGTGAAAGGGGCCTTTACCGGAGCTACCAAAGACAAACCCGGTATGTTTCGACTGGCCCAGGGAGGCACCTTGTTCCTGACGGAAATCGGCGACATGCCGTTACCGCTCCAGGTCAAGCTGCTTTCTGTGCTTGATGACCGCGAGTTTTTCCCGCTGGGTGGTGAACGCAAGGTGCAGGTGGATGTGCGAATCATCGCGGCCACCCATCGTCCGCTTAAAGAACGCGTCTCTCAGGGACTGTTCCGTGAAGATCTTTTTTACCGGCTCAATGTTCTTCAGCTGCATTTACCGCCGTTGCGGGAGCGGGAGTCTGATATCCGCTTCCTTATAAACCATTTTTTGCGGTTTTTTGCCGAACGCACCGGCGGCAGCGTTAAAACCTTCAGCGATGAAGCTCTCCGTTTGCTGATGGACTATGCCTTTCCCGGTAATATCCGCGAGTTACGTAATGTTGTCGAGTACTGTACAAATATCTGCCAACACCAGCAGATCGGAGTTGATGACTTACCAAAACAGTTGCTGGCTCATACCAGATCAGCCTCCCAACCGTCCGCGGCCTCTCCGCTTTTCTCTTCAATCCCGGAAAGACCTGATCGTCCCCGGGAGACCAACAGAGACTGGCTGAGCATTGAAAAGGAGATGATTATCGATACCCTGACGCAAACCCGCGGTAATCGCTCCAAAGCTGCTGCCCTGCTGGGATGGGGACGTACGACACTCTGGCGTAAACTTAAAATCCATGGCCTGATGAGCCCAACCGAACCGAACAACGAACAGGGATGA
- the nhaD gene encoding sodium:proton antiporter NhaD — MLTALVIVFVLAYAAIALEHPLKVNKSASALLAAGLLWTIYALNSSDTVLVAENLRESVSATAQIIFFLMGAMTIVEVVDAHNGFYTITSRIRTTKLSTLLWLVCFVTFFLSAILDNLTTTIVMISLVKKLLDRHDDRLFFAGMIVIAANAGGAFSPIGDVTTTMLWIGGQITSLNIIKGVVLPSIVCLLIPLIITSYSMRGREVVSPSSVERRPGFETTSFEQNFMFFMGMATLISVPIFKAVTHLPPFMGILFGVGILWLVGEILHRKKPENDFKQHLSLVNALSRIDMSSIVFFIGILLAVSTLEHSHILGNLAAWLTQTIGREDIIVTLIGLVSAVVDNVPLVAASMGMYPMATYPTDSFLWEFLAYCAGTGGSILIIGSAAGVAAMGLEKIHFFWYARKIGLLAAVGYFGGIFVYIAQYKLLH, encoded by the coding sequence ATGCTCACCGCCCTGGTTATTGTTTTTGTGCTGGCCTATGCGGCCATTGCCCTTGAGCATCCGCTCAAGGTGAACAAGTCGGCTTCAGCTCTGCTGGCTGCAGGTCTGCTTTGGACAATCTATGCCCTGAACAGCAGCGACACTGTTCTTGTTGCCGAAAATCTGCGGGAATCAGTGTCTGCCACTGCTCAGATCATCTTCTTTCTTATGGGTGCGATGACCATCGTCGAGGTGGTTGATGCCCACAACGGTTTTTACACCATCACCAGTCGAATCAGGACCACCAAACTGAGCACCCTGCTCTGGCTGGTCTGCTTTGTCACTTTTTTTCTCAGTGCTATCCTTGATAACCTGACCACCACCATTGTCATGATCTCCCTGGTCAAGAAACTGCTGGATCGCCATGACGACCGGCTGTTTTTTGCCGGGATGATCGTTATCGCCGCCAATGCCGGCGGCGCCTTCAGCCCGATCGGTGACGTGACCACCACCATGCTGTGGATAGGCGGTCAGATCACGAGCCTCAACATCATCAAAGGGGTGGTGCTCCCCTCTATTGTCTGCCTGCTTATCCCGTTGATCATCACCAGTTACAGCATGCGCGGCCGGGAGGTTGTTTCCCCCAGTTCTGTTGAGCGTCGGCCCGGGTTTGAGACCACTTCCTTTGAGCAGAACTTTATGTTCTTTATGGGGATGGCAACCCTGATCTCCGTGCCGATCTTCAAGGCGGTCACCCATCTGCCGCCCTTCATGGGCATCCTTTTCGGCGTTGGGATCCTCTGGCTGGTCGGAGAGATCCTTCATCGGAAAAAACCGGAAAATGATTTCAAGCAACATCTCAGCCTGGTCAATGCTCTGAGCCGGATCGATATGAGCAGCATCGTCTTCTTCATCGGCATCCTGTTGGCTGTTTCCACCCTGGAACACTCACATATCCTGGGCAATCTGGCTGCCTGGCTGACCCAGACCATAGGTCGTGAGGATATCATTGTTACCCTGATCGGTCTGGTCAGTGCCGTGGTCGACAATGTCCCGCTGGTTGCCGCCTCCATGGGCATGTATCCCATGGCCACCTATCCAACCGACAGCTTTTTATGGGAATTTTTAGCCTACTGTGCCGGAACCGGCGGCTCCATCCTCATCATCGGTTCTGCTGCCGGTGTTGCTGCGATGGGACTGGAGAAGATTCATTTCTTCTGGTATGCTCGGAAGATAGGCCTGTTGGCCGCTGTCGGCTATTTTGGCGGCATTTTTGTATATATTGCTCAGTACAAGCTCCTCCACTGA
- a CDS encoding SLC13 family permease has protein sequence MSAMIVKELPETKAPFDWKRTLFLVGGLALFFIIYYAPPWPDAIDPKGEHFVLSKEAKGALAVFAVAATWWIFEVVPIGVTSLLIGTLQALFLIRTPTEAFKDYMDPSVLFIFGSVVIGMVFTKTGLTRRIAYKMLSIIGERTSMIMLGCFLMTAALTHVMAHTAVAATMFPLLMAIYALYTNEKTPTKFGRCLFMGMAYVAGAGSVVTLLGAARGAVALGFYKDMMNVEIGFGTLTYYMFPLGWLMTFLLWGFFMVLSKPERDRIPGLKEKASRMYKELGGITRNEIVAACIIFGVVLLIALKSFIPALDNLDKTGILLSSTILFFVCKILDLDDLEDIPWNIILLFAGAMSIGFCLWQTGAAKWMAVNWLVLFQKAPAVVFIMGMAFFVLVMTNSIMNVAAIAISLPVALVIAPYLGVAGEVILFSALATAGMPFMLLIGAAPNAIAYNSKQFTPGEFLKFGILASIMLMVVLWAFVSFVWPLMGMEVFAPIQQ, from the coding sequence ATGTCTGCTATGATCGTCAAAGAACTCCCGGAAACGAAGGCCCCGTTCGACTGGAAGCGCACCCTGTTTCTCGTCGGCGGACTCGCCCTGTTTTTTATTATCTATTACGCTCCCCCGTGGCCGGATGCCATTGATCCCAAGGGAGAACATTTTGTACTGTCCAAAGAGGCCAAGGGTGCGCTGGCTGTCTTTGCCGTTGCCGCCACCTGGTGGATCTTTGAAGTGGTGCCGATCGGTGTTACCAGTCTTTTGATTGGTACCTTGCAGGCCCTGTTTCTCATTCGTACCCCGACCGAGGCTTTTAAAGACTATATGGATCCCTCGGTACTGTTTATCTTCGGTTCAGTGGTCATCGGCATGGTCTTTACCAAGACCGGTCTGACCCGCCGGATCGCCTACAAGATGCTCTCAATCATCGGTGAACGAACATCGATGATCATGCTCGGCTGTTTCCTCATGACCGCCGCCCTGACCCATGTCATGGCCCACACCGCCGTTGCCGCCACCATGTTTCCGCTGCTGATGGCAATCTATGCCCTGTACACGAATGAGAAGACACCCACTAAGTTCGGCAGGTGTCTGTTCATGGGTATGGCCTATGTAGCCGGTGCCGGTTCCGTGGTAACCCTCCTGGGTGCTGCTCGCGGCGCTGTGGCCCTTGGTTTTTATAAAGACATGATGAATGTGGAAATCGGTTTTGGCACGCTGACCTACTACATGTTCCCCCTGGGTTGGCTCATGACCTTTCTGCTGTGGGGTTTTTTCATGGTCCTCAGTAAACCTGAACGGGATCGTATTCCCGGGTTGAAAGAAAAAGCCTCCCGGATGTACAAGGAGTTGGGTGGTATCACCCGTAATGAAATTGTGGCGGCCTGCATCATCTTCGGTGTGGTTCTGCTCATCGCTCTGAAAAGCTTTATCCCGGCGTTGGACAATCTGGACAAGACCGGTATCCTGCTCAGCTCCACCATCCTGTTTTTTGTCTGCAAGATCCTTGATCTTGATGATCTGGAAGATATTCCGTGGAACATCATCCTGCTGTTCGCCGGTGCCATGTCCATCGGTTTCTGTCTCTGGCAGACCGGTGCGGCCAAGTGGATGGCTGTCAACTGGCTGGTGCTGTTTCAGAAGGCCCCGGCAGTGGTCTTTATCATGGGAATGGCCTTTTTTGTACTGGTCATGACGAACTCCATCATGAACGTTGCCGCCATTGCCATCTCCCTGCCCGTGGCCCTGGTTATTGCCCCTTATCTGGGGGTTGCCGGTGAGGTTATTCTCTTCTCCGCTCTGGCCACGGCCGGTATGCCCTTTATGCTCCTGATCGGCGCTGCTCCCAACGCCATTGCCTACAACTCCAAGCAGTTCACCCCCGGCGAATTTCTCAAGTTCGGGATCCTGGCATCCATCATGCTGATGGTAGTTCTGTGGGCCTTTGTGTCCTTTGTCTGGCCGCTGATGGGCATGGAGGTGTTCGCTCCAATACAACAATAA
- a CDS encoding CBS domain-containing protein translates to MNTMPIIKDLIIPLEQYPHVRANAPVHDAVGQLFTHVDDNGRLKYNELLVINRHFQYVGRLTLRNILTCYFPSLFLDRKRSFFYGKPIYFSELAILMEDSFQEECKRQGGQPVRGFMQPPIESIEARLHPLHAAEVMVDQRLCSLPVVENDTVIGVILLVDVFQALASRCSL, encoded by the coding sequence ATGAATACAATGCCCATTATCAAGGACCTTATTATCCCGCTGGAACAGTATCCCCACGTGCGCGCCAATGCTCCGGTGCACGATGCTGTGGGGCAGCTCTTCACCCACGTTGATGACAACGGCAGACTGAAGTACAACGAGCTGCTGGTGATCAACAGACACTTCCAGTATGTCGGCCGCCTGACCCTGCGGAACATTCTGACCTGTTATTTCCCGAGCCTGTTTCTTGATCGGAAGCGATCTTTTTTTTACGGTAAGCCCATATATTTTTCCGAGTTGGCCATTTTAATGGAAGACAGCTTTCAGGAAGAATGCAAACGCCAGGGGGGGCAGCCGGTCCGTGGATTCATGCAGCCGCCGATTGAATCGATTGAGGCTCGTCTGCATCCGCTCCATGCTGCGGAAGTGATGGTGGATCAGCGGCTCTGCTCGCTGCCGGTGGTCGAGAATGATACCGTTATCGGTGTTATCCTCCTGGTCGACGTGTTTCAAGCCCTGGCTTCCAGGTGTTCACTGTAA
- a CDS encoding response regulator, with protein MENNMEAKVLLVDDEKEFLETLSNRLELRGLKVSAVTSGEQAVIEAKEQEYDAIVVDLSMPGIDGLETLRRIKADNPGAEIIMLTGHGSIKSGVEAMKLGATDFLQKPVELSELLEKIGEAKGQKMLVLQKQSQEELRRIVKSKSW; from the coding sequence ATGGAGAATAACATGGAGGCAAAGGTTCTGCTCGTTGACGACGAAAAAGAATTTCTGGAAACATTGTCTAATCGGCTTGAGCTGCGGGGACTGAAGGTGAGTGCCGTCACCAGCGGTGAGCAGGCGGTTATCGAGGCCAAAGAACAGGAGTATGATGCTATTGTTGTTGATCTGTCCATGCCCGGTATCGACGGTCTGGAGACCCTGCGTCGGATCAAGGCCGATAACCCCGGGGCGGAGATCATCATGCTCACCGGTCACGGCTCCATAAAGAGCGGCGTAGAAGCCATGAAGCTCGGTGCTACCGACTTTCTGCAGAAGCCTGTTGAGCTCTCCGAGCTCCTGGAAAAGATCGGTGAGGCCAAAGGCCAGAAGATGCTGGTCCTGCAAAAGCAATCACAGGAAGAATTGCGCAGGATCGTCAAGAGCAAGAGCTGGTAA
- a CDS encoding carbonic anhydrase: protein MTVTKPRLSGREALEVLLTGNQRFVRGQLEHPNHCNESRKKLLDGQEPIAAILTCGDSRVPPVDIFDQGLGDLFVLRVGGGVISDHMLGSIEYAVAHLHTPLVMVMGHSSCGAINAASRGAKAYGHMATLIPPLATALKHTMGLEGNWCDNASKELARTTAKKIAESEPVIADMVAAGKVFVVATYYDMATGVVSVL, encoded by the coding sequence ATGACTGTAACAAAACCACGGTTGTCCGGGCGAGAGGCGCTTGAAGTTCTGCTGACCGGCAACCAGCGCTTTGTCAGGGGACAGCTTGAACACCCGAATCATTGCAACGAGTCACGCAAAAAACTGCTTGATGGCCAGGAGCCGATTGCCGCGATTCTGACCTGCGGGGACAGCCGTGTGCCGCCGGTGGATATCTTTGATCAGGGGCTGGGGGACCTGTTCGTTCTCCGGGTGGGGGGCGGTGTGATCAGTGATCACATGCTCGGCAGCATTGAGTATGCTGTGGCGCATCTTCACACCCCTCTGGTGATGGTAATGGGGCACTCCTCGTGTGGGGCCATCAATGCGGCCTCCAGGGGTGCCAAGGCCTATGGTCACATGGCCACCCTGATTCCGCCGCTTGCTACTGCCTTAAAACATACCATGGGGCTTGAGGGCAACTGGTGTGACAATGCCTCTAAAGAGCTGGCCCGGACCACGGCTAAAAAAATTGCCGAGTCAGAGCCGGTTATCGCCGATATGGTGGCTGCCGGCAAAGTGTTCGTGGTTGCCACCTATTACGACATGGCCACCGGTGTGGTGAGCGTGCTTTAA
- a CDS encoding TetR/AcrR family transcriptional regulator, with translation MKKKELILQAATYLFARKGYSDTAMHELSKMTGTAEGTIFYHFKNKQGIFLAILEDLKETILPEFEQYRKVESEKTGLDMVMETISFYLYMAKNREDLFAILHQRHPYELAVSNAECRDILEAIYNCFVDIFESAIVAGQADGSIHPAIVARKSALIVFGMVDSMVRFRMNNLYDVEALYSELTESCRRMLKSEHC, from the coding sequence ATGAAAAAAAAAGAACTGATTCTCCAGGCGGCAACCTATCTCTTTGCCCGCAAAGGATACAGCGATACTGCCATGCACGAACTGTCGAAGATGACCGGTACCGCAGAGGGAACGATCTTCTATCATTTCAAAAATAAACAGGGAATTTTCCTGGCGATCCTTGAGGATCTCAAAGAGACGATCCTGCCGGAATTTGAACAGTATCGAAAGGTGGAATCAGAAAAAACCGGGCTGGACATGGTTATGGAAACGATCTCTTTCTATCTGTACATGGCGAAAAACCGGGAAGATCTGTTTGCCATTCTTCACCAGCGACATCCCTACGAGCTGGCAGTCAGCAATGCCGAGTGCCGCGACATTCTTGAGGCCATCTACAACTGCTTTGTCGACATCTTCGAGTCCGCCATTGTTGCCGGACAAGCCGATGGGTCCATTCACCCTGCCATTGTCGCCCGTAAGTCAGCCCTGATCGTTTTCGGCATGGTGGACAGCATGGTTCGATTTCGCATGAACAACCTCTATGATGTCGAAGCGCTGTACAGTGAACTGACCGAATCCTGTCGTCGGATGCTGAAAAGTGAACACTGTTGA